A genome region from Flavobacterium sp. CFS9 includes the following:
- a CDS encoding rhodanese-like domain-containing protein codes for MKSITILFLVSFCFTGCVTQSQTAKTSTAMTNQQQYPKALVDYDDFKNLVTEVEKARANHLVNLDLFLKMSQEENTVILDTRSDFRYNRKHLKGAIHLDFTDFTQENLHQLIPDPNTRILIYCNNNFNGDPIDFASKMALPKSAPESQILANRKPVMLALNIPTHINLYGYGYKNIYELDELVHVNDNRIKFEGTEVK; via the coding sequence ATGAAAAGCATAACCATTCTATTTTTAGTATCATTTTGTTTCACAGGCTGTGTTACACAATCTCAAACGGCCAAAACCTCTACCGCAATGACAAACCAGCAGCAATATCCAAAAGCACTAGTCGATTACGATGATTTTAAAAACCTGGTTACCGAAGTCGAAAAAGCAAGAGCAAATCATTTAGTGAATCTCGATCTTTTTCTTAAAATGAGTCAGGAAGAGAATACTGTTATTTTAGACACGCGCTCTGATTTTCGTTACAACCGAAAACATTTAAAAGGAGCTATTCATCTTGATTTTACCGATTTTACGCAGGAAAACCTTCATCAGCTAATTCCTGATCCTAACACCAGAATACTGATTTACTGCAATAACAATTTTAATGGCGATCCGATAGATTTCGCTTCAAAAATGGCTCTTCCAAAAAGTGCACCCGAGTCTCAGATTTTAGCCAACAGAAAACCGGTTATGCTGGCTTTGAACATTCCTACACATATTAATCTGTACGGGTACGGCTATAAAAACATCTACGAACTTGACGAATTGGTTCACGTAAATGACAACAGAATAAAGTTCGAAGGAACGGAAGTGAAGTAA
- a CDS encoding DinB family protein codes for MNRPGAVGALLDIYEQAITDLQNVIQTIPDNVLTDIIDEKTTNEDCKSIQAILSHVVSAGYSYAISIHNGKGHVMERPNRIFHVTIAEYLNDLTNVFLFTENVFREIKDDELEQYDDSLKIKTGWGQLYDIEQLTEHAIVHILRHKRQIEKIKSGKLN; via the coding sequence ATGAACAGACCAGGAGCCGTTGGAGCATTGCTTGATATCTACGAACAGGCAATAACAGATCTTCAGAATGTTATTCAAACTATTCCGGATAATGTTTTAACAGACATCATCGATGAAAAAACAACAAACGAAGATTGTAAATCCATACAAGCCATTCTGTCTCACGTTGTAAGTGCCGGTTATAGCTATGCCATCAGTATCCATAACGGGAAAGGACATGTGATGGAGCGTCCCAACAGAATTTTTCATGTCACCATTGCTGAATATCTGAATGACTTAACGAATGTTTTCCTCTTTACTGAAAATGTTTTCAGAGAAATTAAAGACGATGAATTAGAACAATATGACGATTCCTTAAAAATAAAAACGGGCTGGGGACAATTGTACGACATCGAACAGCTTACAGAACATGCTATTGTACATATCCTTCGGCACAAACGACAGATTGAAAAAATAAAATCCGGCAAATTGAACTAA
- the lysA gene encoding diaminopimelate decarboxylase, translating to MLFFNLKFVNRQKSNKFAENSLKMQAKDLLQLADQFGSPLYVYDAEKIQSQYNRLTKAFSKVENLRVNYAMKALSNVAILQLLKNMGSGLDTVSIQEVQLGLHAGYDPDKIFFTPNGVSLEEIEEVAAMGVQINIDNLSILEQFGTKHPNIPVCIRINPHVMAGGNANISVGHIDSKFGISVHQIPHILRIVENTKMHIVGIHMHTGSDILDIEVFLYAAEILFDTAKHFKELQFLDFGSGFKVPYKKDDIETDIEELGKKLSKRFNSFCTEYGRDLTLIFEPGKFLVSEAGFFLAKVNVVKQTTSTVFAGVDSGFNHLIRPMFYGSQHHIENISNPKGKERFYSVVGYICETDTFANNRRISEITEGDILAFRNAGAYCFSMSSNYNSRYKPAEVLWMNGQGILIRAHETFEDLLKNQIPLPQEAAATV from the coding sequence TTGTTATTTTTCAATTTAAAATTTGTCAATCGGCAAAAGAGTAATAAGTTTGCTGAAAATAGTTTAAAGATGCAAGCAAAAGATTTACTGCAGTTAGCAGACCAATTTGGAAGTCCATTATATGTATATGATGCCGAAAAAATCCAATCTCAGTACAACAGGTTAACTAAAGCTTTCTCTAAGGTAGAAAACTTAAGAGTTAATTATGCCATGAAGGCATTGTCTAACGTTGCCATTCTTCAGCTATTAAAGAACATGGGATCTGGCTTAGATACTGTATCGATTCAGGAAGTTCAATTAGGGCTTCATGCCGGCTATGATCCTGACAAAATTTTCTTTACACCAAACGGAGTTTCTTTAGAAGAAATCGAAGAAGTAGCCGCAATGGGTGTACAGATCAACATCGACAATTTATCTATTTTAGAGCAATTCGGAACCAAACATCCTAATATACCGGTGTGTATTCGTATCAATCCACACGTAATGGCGGGTGGAAATGCTAATATTTCCGTTGGACATATCGATAGTAAATTCGGAATCTCTGTTCACCAGATACCACATATTTTGCGTATTGTTGAAAACACAAAAATGCATATTGTGGGGATTCACATGCACACAGGATCAGATATTTTAGATATCGAAGTATTCTTGTATGCCGCTGAAATCTTATTTGATACGGCTAAACATTTCAAAGAGTTACAATTCTTAGATTTCGGAAGCGGATTCAAAGTACCTTACAAAAAAGACGATATCGAAACAGATATTGAAGAATTAGGTAAAAAATTATCTAAAAGATTCAACTCTTTCTGTACAGAATACGGCAGAGATTTAACATTGATTTTCGAGCCCGGGAAATTCCTGGTGAGCGAAGCAGGTTTCTTCTTAGCCAAAGTAAACGTAGTAAAACAAACTACATCGACAGTTTTCGCAGGGGTTGACAGTGGTTTCAATCACTTAATCCGTCCGATGTTTTACGGTTCACAGCACCATATTGAAAACATCTCCAACCCAAAAGGAAAAGAGCGTTTTTACTCGGTAGTTGGTTACATCTGTGAAACAGATACTTTCGCCAACAACCGCAGAATCTCAGAAATTACCGAAGGTGACATCTTAGCGTTCAGAAATGCAGGGGCTTATTGTTTCTCGATGTCTTCGAACTACAATTCAAGATACAAACCAGCCGAAGTTTTATGGATGAACGGTCAGGGAATCCTGATTCGTGCTCACGAAACTTTCGAAGATTTACTTAAAAATCAAATTCCGTTGCCACAGGAAGCTGCTGCAACAGTTTAA
- a CDS encoding TonB-dependent receptor, which yields MKKIITFCLIILTALVGFAQEKSKDSLQTNNLDDIIVTASRKKESIKEVVSSITIVGAKKIQSQTMVNSNIGNILQYTVPGLATASNQTSNFGQTLRGRPFLVMIDGIPQSTPLRNGGRDLQVIDPSSIERVEVIKGATSIYGNGADGGIINYITKKNHSEEKISGAVQLGLITQPKTFSESFGYRASLSLAGKLKKLDYVVGFTQERSGVATDANGVNLSPFYSLSNLNTYNGLFKIGYALTDKQRLEFSYMGYASKSFLDQDVKIGKWGEIPTIGVEAGGRLGTPEGTPRNHNFRVAYSNSEIWNNTSLDVNVYAQDFRTVYSYDRDQFLNGGQSNVASQKKGLRVNFDSRLFANDTYKAEIIYGLDLLQDKTVQKLEDGRFWTPQMKMLNTAPFALIKFDAWGKFTLKAGARYENIKVKADDFNTLPVLNAKNNTYTKSIFVQGGELDYNALVGNIGLRYNIMPEVNVFTSYSQSFSINEVGRILRTSTESVISKLPTDPIIVNNYEMGVAGAIKKWFNYEVTSFWSTSELGATSIQSADGSFAMQRAPENIWGYEAVVGFNPIEILSFGGAFAWIEGKVDNDNNGSYEKYINGSRIMAPKLTTYIQIRPLKNLDIELSTLHNFKRDRFDPNPTTNLYSFNEGPVKKYTVFNLSSSYLINKSFRLGLGVENLFNKDYSPNIAWWQARDKDFVNAPGRRATLQLQYNF from the coding sequence ATGAAAAAGATTATTACATTTTGCTTGATTATCCTTACAGCTTTGGTAGGATTTGCTCAGGAAAAATCAAAAGACAGTTTGCAGACTAATAATTTAGATGACATTATTGTAACTGCAAGCCGAAAAAAAGAGAGTATAAAAGAGGTTGTTTCTTCTATTACGATTGTTGGAGCTAAAAAAATCCAAAGCCAGACGATGGTGAATTCCAATATCGGTAATATTTTGCAATATACAGTTCCGGGTTTAGCGACCGCGAGTAACCAAACTTCAAATTTCGGTCAGACTTTAAGAGGAAGACCATTTTTGGTTATGATTGATGGAATACCGCAATCTACACCTTTAAGAAATGGAGGTAGAGATCTTCAGGTAATTGATCCTTCGTCTATCGAGAGAGTCGAAGTTATTAAAGGTGCGACGTCAATTTATGGTAATGGTGCCGATGGTGGGATCATCAACTATATTACAAAGAAAAACCATTCTGAAGAAAAAATTTCTGGTGCAGTACAATTAGGTTTGATCACACAGCCTAAAACTTTTTCAGAATCATTTGGCTACAGAGCTTCACTTTCATTAGCAGGAAAGCTAAAGAAACTGGATTATGTAGTTGGATTTACACAAGAAAGATCTGGTGTTGCGACAGATGCTAATGGAGTGAACCTTTCACCGTTTTACAGTTTATCGAATTTAAACACCTACAATGGATTGTTTAAAATTGGATACGCACTAACTGATAAGCAAAGACTTGAATTCTCGTATATGGGGTATGCTTCAAAGTCATTTTTAGATCAGGATGTTAAGATTGGTAAATGGGGAGAAATTCCAACGATAGGAGTAGAAGCTGGTGGACGTTTGGGGACGCCTGAGGGAACTCCGAGAAACCATAATTTCAGAGTGGCGTACTCGAATTCGGAGATATGGAACAATACTTCTTTGGATGTTAATGTTTATGCACAGGATTTCAGAACGGTTTATTCGTACGACAGAGATCAGTTTTTAAATGGAGGGCAGTCGAATGTGGCTTCGCAAAAGAAAGGGCTTCGCGTCAATTTTGATTCTCGTCTTTTTGCCAATGATACCTATAAAGCAGAAATAATTTACGGTCTGGATTTGCTTCAGGATAAAACAGTTCAAAAGTTAGAGGACGGTCGTTTTTGGACTCCTCAAATGAAAATGCTGAATACAGCGCCTTTTGCGTTGATTAAATTTGATGCCTGGGGTAAATTTACTTTAAAAGCAGGAGCGCGATATGAAAACATTAAGGTTAAGGCGGATGACTTTAATACATTACCGGTATTAAATGCCAAAAACAATACGTACACCAAAAGTATTTTTGTTCAGGGAGGTGAGTTAGATTACAACGCCCTTGTTGGAAATATCGGATTGAGATACAACATTATGCCGGAGGTAAATGTTTTTACAAGTTATTCTCAATCTTTTTCGATCAATGAGGTGGGACGTATCTTAAGAACGTCTACAGAAAGTGTGATCTCGAAGTTACCAACTGATCCTATCATTGTAAACAATTACGAAATGGGTGTGGCCGGAGCGATTAAAAAGTGGTTCAACTATGAGGTAACCAGTTTTTGGAGTACTTCAGAATTAGGGGCTACCTCGATTCAATCAGCTGATGGCTCTTTTGCGATGCAGCGCGCTCCTGAAAACATCTGGGGTTATGAGGCTGTTGTAGGCTTTAATCCAATAGAGATTTTAAGTTTTGGAGGTGCTTTTGCCTGGATAGAAGGGAAGGTAGATAATGACAACAATGGATCATACGAAAAGTATATTAACGGATCCCGAATAATGGCTCCAAAACTTACTACTTATATTCAGATTCGTCCGTTGAAAAATCTAGATATTGAATTAAGTACTTTGCACAACTTCAAAAGAGACCGATTTGATCCAAATCCGACAACCAATTTGTATAGTTTTAACGAAGGTCCGGTAAAAAAATATACGGTCTTTAATTTAAGCAGTTCTTATTTGATCAATAAATCATTTAGATTAGGATTAGGAGTGGAGAACTTGTTTAATAAAGATTACTCACCTAATATTGCCTGGTGGCAGGCAAGAGATAAAGATTTTGTGAATGCTCCGGGAAGACGCGCGACTTTACAACTTCAGTACAATTTTTAA
- a CDS encoding glutamate synthase subunit beta has translation MGKIGGFKEYNRADESNIAVAERVTNYNEFTIPLAKDKIKEQGSRCMDCGIPFCHSSCPLGNLIPDFNDMVHQEEWQGALEILQSTNNFPEFTGRLCPAPCEKSCVLGIIKEPVAIENIEKNIIERGFAEGWIKPQAPKIRTGKTVAVIGSGPAGLAAAQQLNRAGHTVTVFERDNAIGGLLRYGIPNFKLEKGIIDRRVAILEAEGITFKTNVNVGVNYSVDELNSFDSIVLCGGATERRSLPTKGIESKGVVQAMDFLTQQTKVLFGESIQDQVMATGKDVIVIGGGDTGSDCIGTSNRHGAKSVTNFEILPKPPVGRSETTPWPFWPLQLKTSSSHEEGCDRNWLINTKEFLSNDKGELVGLKTVEVQWKMTPGQRPELIEKEGSEKIWPCDLALLALGFTGPEKTLSEQLGLEIDMRNNYKAKNYQTNVPHIFTAGDMRRGQSLIVWAISEGREAAREVDLFLMGYTNLPTKGNGDLPSL, from the coding sequence ATGGGTAAAATAGGCGGATTTAAAGAATATAACAGAGCCGACGAAAGTAATATAGCCGTTGCAGAACGTGTTACGAACTACAACGAATTTACGATTCCGTTAGCAAAAGATAAAATAAAAGAACAAGGTTCAAGATGTATGGATTGTGGTATTCCTTTTTGCCACAGTTCGTGTCCGTTAGGGAATTTAATTCCTGATTTCAACGATATGGTGCATCAGGAAGAATGGCAGGGAGCTTTAGAGATTTTACAGTCTACGAATAACTTTCCGGAATTCACAGGCCGCTTATGCCCTGCTCCATGTGAAAAATCATGTGTATTAGGAATTATTAAAGAACCTGTTGCCATTGAAAACATAGAGAAAAACATCATCGAAAGAGGGTTTGCTGAAGGCTGGATCAAACCGCAGGCACCAAAAATCAGAACCGGAAAAACAGTTGCTGTTATTGGTTCAGGACCTGCAGGATTAGCCGCTGCTCAGCAATTAAACAGAGCCGGACATACCGTAACTGTTTTTGAAAGAGACAATGCAATTGGAGGTTTGCTGCGTTACGGAATTCCGAATTTTAAATTAGAAAAAGGAATTATCGACCGACGTGTAGCCATTCTTGAAGCAGAAGGAATCACTTTTAAAACCAATGTAAATGTTGGCGTTAACTATAGCGTAGACGAATTAAACTCTTTCGATTCTATCGTATTGTGTGGTGGTGCAACCGAAAGAAGAAGTTTGCCAACGAAAGGTATCGAAAGCAAAGGCGTTGTTCAGGCAATGGATTTCCTGACTCAGCAGACTAAAGTTTTGTTTGGAGAATCAATTCAGGATCAGGTGATGGCTACCGGTAAAGATGTAATCGTAATTGGTGGTGGAGATACTGGTTCTGACTGTATTGGAACTTCAAACAGACATGGAGCTAAATCAGTAACCAACTTTGAGATTTTGCCAAAACCTCCGGTGGGAAGAAGCGAAACAACTCCTTGGCCTTTCTGGCCGTTACAATTAAAAACCTCATCTTCTCACGAAGAAGGCTGCGACAGAAACTGGCTGATCAATACCAAAGAATTCTTATCCAACGACAAAGGAGAACTGGTAGGACTAAAAACCGTTGAAGTACAATGGAAAATGACTCCGGGGCAACGTCCTGAATTAATCGAAAAAGAAGGTTCAGAAAAAATCTGGCCTTGTGATTTGGCTTTATTGGCTTTAGGATTTACAGGTCCGGAAAAAACTTTAAGCGAGCAATTAGGTCTGGAAATCGATATGAGAAACAACTATAAAGCCAAAAATTACCAGACAAATGTACCGCACATTTTCACTGCCGGTGATATGCGAAGAGGGCAGTCGTTAATTGTATGGGCTATTTCAGAAGGTCGTGAAGCAGCGAGAGAAGTCGATTTGTTCCTGATGGGTTATACCAATTTACCAACCAAAGGAAATGGAGATTTGCCAAGTTTGTAA
- a CDS encoding GIY-YIG nuclease family protein codes for MQFQEGYHTYYVYIITNKSKTVFYTGVTNNLRVRLSQHKENNANEKKTFASKYNVTYLLYYEKFTWIQEAIAREKVVKDWRREKKIELIKTINPDLDFLDYLFL; via the coding sequence ATGCAATTTCAAGAAGGTTATCATACTTACTACGTGTACATCATAACAAACAAATCAAAAACCGTTTTTTATACCGGAGTTACAAATAATTTAAGAGTTCGTTTAAGCCAACACAAAGAAAACAATGCAAACGAAAAGAAAACCTTTGCATCAAAATACAACGTTACATACTTACTATATTATGAAAAGTTTACCTGGATTCAGGAAGCAATCGCTCGCGAAAAAGTAGTTAAAGACTGGCGTAGAGAAAAGAAAATAGAATTGATAAAAACGATTAACCCGGATTTGGATTTTTTAGATTATTTATTCTTATGA
- a CDS encoding VOC family protein: MKNKSNPVVYFEIPVTNIERAIQFYSAVFDFEFERDRIHDNEMAFFPLIEGNNGISGALAQGEIYKPTIDGTLVYLNTENIEETINLAVKNGAEILFPITSNGEFGWVAEFKDCEGNRIALHMSQKE, encoded by the coding sequence ATGAAAAACAAGTCAAACCCCGTTGTTTATTTTGAAATTCCGGTAACCAACATCGAAAGAGCCATACAATTTTATTCGGCAGTTTTTGATTTTGAATTTGAACGTGATCGTATTCATGACAACGAAATGGCATTCTTTCCGCTTATCGAGGGCAATAATGGCATATCGGGAGCTTTAGCACAAGGTGAAATATACAAGCCAACGATAGATGGAACTCTTGTTTACCTGAATACCGAAAATATTGAAGAAACTATCAATCTGGCCGTAAAAAATGGCGCTGAGATTTTATTTCCGATTACCTCAAACGGCGAATTTGGCTGGGTAGCAGAATTTAAAGACTGTGAAGGAAACAGAATTGCGTTGCACATGAGCCAAAAGGAATAA
- a CDS encoding DUF1572 domain-containing protein yields MENTLEIANRFRETILNGTWIANTNYKDQLQNLDWKIAVTPVKNLNTISLLAQHVHYYISGINNVFKGGSLDIKDKFSFDFPPIQSQVEWQAFLIKFWDSAEEFASFVEEMPNEKLDQVFFDEKYGTCKRNIEAMIEHSYYHLGQIVLIKKLLTE; encoded by the coding sequence ATGGAAAATACATTAGAAATTGCCAATCGTTTTAGAGAAACTATTCTTAACGGAACCTGGATTGCCAACACCAATTACAAAGACCAACTGCAAAATCTGGATTGGAAAATCGCCGTAACTCCTGTCAAAAACCTCAATACTATCTCGCTTTTGGCACAGCATGTTCATTATTATATTAGCGGAATAAATAATGTTTTTAAAGGGGGATCACTGGATATAAAAGACAAATTCAGCTTTGACTTCCCTCCTATCCAGTCACAAGTAGAATGGCAGGCTTTTCTAATTAAATTCTGGGACTCTGCTGAAGAATTTGCCTCTTTTGTGGAAGAAATGCCCAACGAAAAACTGGATCAAGTCTTTTTCGACGAAAAATACGGAACCTGCAAAAGAAATATCGAAGCCATGATTGAGCACAGTTATTATCATCTGGGACAAATTGTTCTGATCAAAAAACTATTAACAGAATAA